In Panthera tigris isolate Pti1 chromosome D2, P.tigris_Pti1_mat1.1, whole genome shotgun sequence, one DNA window encodes the following:
- the TMEM72 gene encoding transmembrane protein 72: protein MKLQMFWIGLEYTCRLLGITTAAVLIGVGTETFLQGRFKSLAFYLLFIGAVISVCEGAYFVAQLLTICFQCRPASLAYKAREKARWLGCFQKFLAYMLLSVACFLHPVLVWHVTIPGSMLIITGLAYFLLSKRKKSKAKPEAPAPPEQYTDPSGSAVSTTGSGDTEQTYTFHGAFKEGTGSLFIHMKSILKGTKKPGALQCPDTLTELTLEPADSLVKKKQVHFEDSMVRIIPSLTEDLDGGDSEPEETTSDTTPIIPPPQAPAFLSSLTDASLF, encoded by the exons ACACCTGCCGGCTCCTGGGCATCACCACTGCTGCAG TGTTGATCGGCGTGGGCACTGAGACCTTCCTCCAGGGACGGTTCAAAAGCCTGGCTTTCTATTTGCT GTTTATAGGAGCTGTCATCTCTGTGTGTGAAGGGGCCTACTTTGTGGCTCAGCTGCTGACCATCTGCTTCCA GTGTCGGCCAGCGTCCCTAGCCTACAAAGCAAGGGAGAAAGCCCGCTGGTTGGGCTGCTTCCAGAAGTTCCTGGCATACATGCTGTTGTCTGTGGCCTGCTTTCTCCACCCTGTCCTGGTCTGGCACGTGACCATCCCAG gctccatgctcatcatcACTGGCCTGGCCTACTTCCTGCTGAGCAAGCGGAAGAAGAGCAAGGCCAAGCCCGAGGCGCCCGCTCCCCCAGAGCAGTACACGGACCCCTCCGGCAGTGCCGTGAGCACCACTGGCTCTGGGGACACCGAGCAAACGTACACCTTCCACGGGGCCTTCAAGGAGGGGACCGGCTCCCTCTTCATCCACATGAAGAGCATCCTGAAGGGGACCAAGAAGCCCGGTGCCCTCCAGTGCCCGGACACCCTGACAGAGCTGACCCTGGAGCCAGCCGACTCGCTGGTCAAGAAGAAGCAGGTGCACTTCGAAGACAGCATGGTCAGAATCATCCCGTCTCTCACCGAAGACCTGGACGGGGGGGACAGCGAGCCAGAGGAGACCACCTCTGACACCACCCCCATCATCCCTCCCCCGCAGGCCCCTGCCTTCCTGTCCTCTCTCACAGACGCCAGCCTGTTCTGA